Proteins from one Hemicordylus capensis ecotype Gifberg chromosome 7, rHemCap1.1.pri, whole genome shotgun sequence genomic window:
- the BLOC1S3 gene encoding biogenesis of lysosome-related organelles complex 1 subunit 3 — protein sequence MTTTRHKTVVQGEASETDSEEEVYLSSMPQTSFPSLSGVKVPGEASETDEEEGTSPSMPKAKPKLISPDLPPLIVFRNEELGSPTAVEEKPALRIRHRGRYSTLLQQKLIESNARLYYDVGSTIKQVYQTAIKEIGAITGQLSNSQNGIISASHSIRLVLEDLRAVADKIDIITSCNLLPDIQVPLPPAHT from the coding sequence ATGACCACTACAAGGCACAAAACTGTAGTTCAGGGAGAAGCATCAGAAACCGATTCGGAGGAAGAGGTTTATCTGTCCTCTATGCCCCAGACCTCATTCCCCAGCCTTTCTGGTGTGAAGGTCCCCGGGGAGGCCTCAGAAACAGACGAGGAGGAAGGTACAAGCCCCAGCATGCCAAAAGCGAAACCTAAGCTCATAAGCCCGGACTTGCCTCCACTGATAGTTTTCAGGAATGAGGAGCTGGGCTCTCCCACAGCAGTAGAAGAGAAGCCCGCACTTCGTATCAGACACCGGGGCCGCTATAGCACTCTGCTGCAGCAGAAGCTGATTGAGAGTAATGCCCGCTTGTACTATGACGTCGGCAGTACCATCAAACAGGTGTATCAGACCGCCATCAAAGAGATTGGGGCTATCACTGGGCAGCTCAGTAACTCCCAAAATGGCATCATCAGTGCCTCGCACAGTATCCGACTGGTCCTGGAGGACTTAAGAGCTGTTGCTGACAAGATAGACATCATCACCAGCTGCAATCTGCTGCCCGATATCCAGGTACCGCTGCCCCCAGCACACACCTAG
- the LOC128332887 gene encoding galectin-9-like, which translates to MSHPNQAQITAEAEEASAYGGKIRGVAGAAAQREHTCYPQLSKVSERGGNDYNQGAAPGSSKKPFPLYLYGQQRPSSPLPPALLRELPPKVASHFRFSINLLCQNGDDIAFHFNPRFDEGQVVVCNTRQGKCWGSEKRFPKIPIQEDADFDLKIHGNNQCYEVFVHNHLFLRYESNFPFSTIRALEVKGDVSVIDIRTAQFSPIATSPISEKLYLLSFSVGHLLLFKAHIRKSHIPTCCLSVPFSRSIFGGPAVEMILIKGRVPADAKRFSINLGCHNSNIALHINPRFDQGPPVVVCNTMENDVWGAEERISNTPIQPNTDFTLAIEIRNNCYEVSVNDNRIVEYYHRLPVHTVRTLDIRGDVALASISFRELPGETQTYPSQFSVIS; encoded by the exons atgTCCCACCCCAACCAGGCACAGATTAccgcagaggcagaggaggcatctgcttATGGTGGTAAAATTCGAGGAGTGGCAGGAGCAGCTGCACAGAGGG AGCACACCTGTTACCCACAGCTTTCCAAAGTGTCTGAAAGAGGGGGAAACGATTATAATCAAGGGGCGGCTCCAGGCTCAAGCAAAAAG CCTTTTCCACTCTACCTTTATGGCCAACAGCgaccctcttcccccctgccaccaGCTCTGCTCAGGGAGCTTCCGCCCAAAGTTGCCTCACATTTCAGATTCTCAATTAATCTGCTGTGTCAGAACGGTGACGACATCGCTTTCCACTTCAACCCACGGTTTGACGAAGGCCAGGTGGTCGTGTGCAACACGAGGCAAGGAAAATGCTGGGGTAGTGAGAAACGATTCCCGAAAATACCCATCCAGGAGGATGCAGATTTTGACTTGAAGATCCATGGCAATAACCAGTGCTATGAG GTATTTGTCCACAATCATTTATTTCTACGATACGAGAGCAACTTTCCTTTCTCTACCATCCGGGCTTTGGAGGTCAAAGGGGACGTCTCCGTGATTGATATCAGAACTGCTCAG TTTTCACCTATTGCTACAAGTCCGATTTCA GAAAAGCTTTATCTGCTGAGTTTCTCTGTCGGTCATCTGTTGCTGTTCAAGGCACATATAAGAAAAAGccacatccctacttgctgccTT AGCGTTCCCTTTTCTAGATCCATTTTTGGTGGCCCAGCtgtggagatgattttgatcaaAGGCCGGGTGCCTGCTGACGCAAAAAG ATTCTCGATTAACCTAGGGTGCCACAACAGCAACATTGCCTTGCACATCAACCCACGGTTTGATCAAGGGCCACCGGTGGTTGTATGCAACACGATGGAAAATGATGTCTGGGGTGCCGAGGAACGGATCTCAAACACACCCATCCAGCCGAATACTGATTTCACGTTGGCCATCGAGATCAGGAACAACTGCTATGAG GTATCTGTCAATGACAATCGTATTGTGGAATACTATCACCGCCTCCCTGTCCATACTGTCCGAACTTTGGATATTCGAGGGGATGTCGCCTTGGCCTCCATCAGCTTCCGTGAACTACCT GGAGAAACGCAGACCTATCCTTCTCAATTCAGTGTCATTTCATG A